A region of the Parasteatoda tepidariorum isolate YZ-2023 chromosome 7, CAS_Ptep_4.0, whole genome shotgun sequence genome:
ACTGATCGTTGGAGACATGGTTTCCAGttgatcaccgaagtcaagcatcactgactacgGACTTCAGTATGCGGTGGATGACCAATTTGATCAGCCTGTGAAGGGACTGAAtgtgtgcggtatcggtcctcgttaaacttttataaagtgctcaacttcacGTGCAGGCCGCTGGTCAACCAAAGCGGAagagccatcccctccgcatagaatcaaaattgtaatggcatgtcttcggatcttcTTCAAGGATGTTTCCTAGACAATATCCTATAGCCCATTGCACAGTTCTAGTGCATTGTAAATAAACTACAGCAACAACAGCTAGATTAGATTCGGAGACTGCACTCTCTCGGATAGTGTTTGATATAATTCTCTTTAAAGATCAGTtatattgtacaaaaaaaaatgctatgcaaAAAATGcggatgcaaaaaaaatttcgtgtatGCGAATTCAAATATGCGATTGAGAAtcttagcttaaaaatatttacctgcGAAGAACTCGCCATCAATCAGGTTCTCGCTCACATTTCCGAAATCATAATCAAAATGATTAACTGGAaagtaaatcatttattttatcaggTGATAATAAGCAGGAATTATCATAAAGGATGAGTAGGAACGTGCGTACGAATGTTTCGAACTGCAGAAACTGTGTGCAATCGCATTCAATATTAATGGCCTTGTGGTGAAAACCATGTAAAGCTCCTTATATCTGGGTGTATATTTTATCCGAGAGAGGGCTATACAGTCAATATCATAATCGGATTAGCAGCAGTTTAATTCCCGGCTCAGACATTGCATTCTTTCAgcacatgaaaaaattttctcgtGCAGCAGGGGCTACTCTTACTGCGCATTTACATACGATCGCTTATGTGAACAGCAAACAGTAAGAATGGCCCCTAAGTAGATCACTTGTCTTTGTTTTTTGCTCAACTCGGCCACTGCATGGCTTCTCTGGACaacaatttgtattttaagaTATGGCAATACTGATTCCAAAACTAGTCtgtagtgtttttaataataacgtTAGTaagttacttaatttatttaataaaaaacaagttataaagttgtttaaaattgtagtaTGTTGTGAAAATTATGTCATTAAGATATTTtgaagaagatattttttaatcctacagtagtttaaatttattatttacacgATACTTAAATTCTCATATCCTGTCAAAacatataaatgttttctttttgttttaagtttttatatttaaggagaatttttttattcatatttattatttaaattaaaacaaatagatttttttgtttattaagtaataatttgtttcatatttaataagtaattttttaaaggttatttCTTTCCTTGGGTGTTGGTCATGGCCGAAAATATGATTCGATTACAAGAAGAGTTGAACAATATACCTCTTGCTGATGAAGACGCTCAAggtattgtttaattataaaactcataGCAATCTTAGTTTATATtgaatgatttgttttaaatttttaatattttttattttattttttagacgaCAGTGATGTTGAAACTGAAGAGACGGATGAACATAACGAATTTGGTCATCAGAGTTATGAATCGATACCCTCATCATTTACCAATGGTTCTAATAGTCCTGCACCAGCTTGTAagttttttgtagtttacaTTTCTATAGTTTATCGTTGAAACCTTTCCGAAATAGGGTAGAAAGATGACCATTTTTTAGTAAgatattataactaaaatatgcgTATTTACCTGTTTAGGCCTGGGGGTGTAATAAACCCCCATTGACACAGAACTTATGCTAACATATATGTTACAATATGATttcagaaaatgcattttaactgCTAGAAAATtctgacaacaaaaaaaattaaattcagaaaaggaattttattaattttaaatatataatttattc
Encoded here:
- the LOC107436760 gene encoding short coiled-coil protein homolog isoform X2, which produces MAILIPKLVCSVFNNNVSYFFPWVLVMAENMIRLQEELNNIPLADEDAQDDSDVETEETDEHNEFGHQSYESIPSSFTNGSNSPAPALLDPDLSPDEMEEKSRLISQVLELQNTLEDLSQRVDSVKEENLKLKSENQVLGQYIENLMSASSVFQCTSPKTKKK
- the LOC107436760 gene encoding short coiled-coil protein homolog isoform X1 produces the protein MAILIPKLVCSVFNNNVSYFFPWVLVMAENMIRLQEELNNIPLADEDAQDDSDVETEETDEHNEFGHQSYESIPSSFTNGSNSPAPALLDPDLSPDEMEEKSRLISQVLELQNTLEDLSQRVDSVKEENLKLKSENQVLGQYIENLMSASSVFQCTSPKTKKKGSFKGKK